A genomic window from Sphingomonas taxi includes:
- a CDS encoding efflux transporter outer membrane subunit, protein MSRALALLLACTTAACAAGPHDLDAHAPLPPAATPAPIAPAAGTAQTFTAAPLRVDWWTAFASPQLDALVAEALAHNNDIASADASLRQARELAGAAAGAALPQVDAGYQAERARVSNALSPPVADQNQELYTLHTAQVNVSYGLDLFGGTRSRVRSARAAAEVQRQRLGAARTTVVANLVQAVIQRAALADQVEAAKTAVAVNRDILDSLLRRQQLGAIGAADVATQQTALATAEGALPPLIRQEAHQRVVIATLLGRPAGDTLPPLPALAALTLPGALPLVLPSDLVARRPDVLAARAQLEGAGADVRTAIAARLPSITLSANAGGSAQRFGDMFKDGNPFWTLIGGITQPIFHAGALRHQQHAAEAALDGAKAAYRSAVLQAFGDVSDALTGLATDANALDAATRAADASGRALTYVRRQLALGDVGTLALLNATAADAQARAQLVQARAARLSDTVALFQASGGPVATPR, encoded by the coding sequence ATGAGCCGCGCCCTCGCCCTGCTGCTCGCCTGCACCACCGCCGCCTGCGCCGCGGGACCGCACGATCTCGACGCGCACGCGCCGCTGCCCCCGGCGGCGACGCCGGCGCCGATCGCGCCCGCGGCCGGCACCGCGCAGACCTTCACCGCCGCGCCGCTGCGCGTCGACTGGTGGACCGCCTTCGCCAGCCCGCAGCTCGACGCGCTCGTCGCCGAAGCGCTCGCGCACAACAACGATATCGCCAGCGCCGACGCCTCGCTGCGTCAGGCGCGCGAGCTGGCCGGTGCCGCCGCCGGCGCGGCGTTGCCGCAGGTCGACGCCGGCTATCAGGCCGAACGCGCCCGTGTCTCGAACGCGCTGTCGCCGCCGGTCGCCGACCAGAATCAGGAACTCTATACGCTGCACACCGCGCAGGTGAACGTCAGCTACGGCCTCGACCTGTTCGGCGGCACGCGCTCGCGGGTGCGTTCGGCGCGCGCCGCCGCGGAGGTCCAGCGCCAGCGGCTCGGCGCCGCACGCACCACGGTCGTCGCCAATCTCGTCCAGGCGGTGATCCAGCGCGCCGCGCTCGCCGATCAGGTCGAGGCGGCGAAGACCGCGGTCGCGGTCAATCGTGACATCCTCGACAGCCTGCTCCGCCGTCAGCAGCTCGGCGCGATCGGTGCCGCCGACGTCGCCACGCAGCAGACCGCGCTCGCCACCGCCGAGGGCGCACTGCCGCCACTGATCCGGCAGGAAGCGCACCAGCGGGTCGTCATCGCGACGCTGCTCGGCCGCCCCGCCGGCGATACGCTGCCGCCACTGCCCGCGCTCGCCGCGTTGACGCTGCCCGGCGCACTGCCCTTGGTCCTGCCATCCGATCTCGTCGCGCGGCGGCCGGACGTGCTCGCGGCCCGTGCGCAGCTCGAAGGGGCCGGTGCCGACGTGCGCACCGCGATCGCCGCGCGGCTGCCCTCGATCACGCTCAGCGCCAATGCCGGCGGCTCGGCGCAGCGCTTCGGCGACATGTTCAAGGACGGCAATCCGTTCTGGACGCTGATCGGCGGCATCACCCAGCCGATCTTCCACGCCGGCGCGTTGCGCCATCAGCAGCACGCGGCGGAGGCGGCGCTCGACGGTGCCAAGGCGGCCTATCGCAGCGCGGTGCTACAGGCGTTCGGCGACGTCTCCGATGCGCTGACCGGCCTCGCCACCGACGCCAATGCGCTCGACGCGGCCACGCGCGCGGCGGACGCCTCGGGCCGGGCGCTGACCTACGTCCGCCGCCAGCTCGCACTCGGCGACGTCGGCACGCTCGCGCTGCTCAACGCCACCGCCGCCGACGCGCAGGCGCGCGCGCAACTGGTGCAGGCCCGCGCCGCCCGGCTCAGCGACACCGTCGCGCTGTTCCAGGCCAGCGGCGGCCCGGTCGCCACGCCGCGCTGA